A stretch of DNA from Terriglobales bacterium:
ACGGGTAACCAGGACTCGCGTACCTATGAGCGGCCGCGTATGGTTTTGGTTTTTAAATTTTTCTTTGGAAACCATTGCAATTCTGTGACACAAGAAGAATATCGGCCCGGCCTCTGAGTACTGAGTACCGGGTACTGAGTACTTTTTCACGGCTGTTCCGGCACAGCAGCGCCTGCCCTGTAAATCTGTCGCAAAATTTCATCCGCTCCCCGCTGCAGCAATTTTTCTCCAACGGCAGCGCCCAGTTGCACCGGATTCTCTCCGCGCCCGTTCTCGGTGATAACCAGCGAACCATCCTGCCGGGCGACGCAGGCCACGAGATGTAATTCGCCTTCGTTGCCGGTGGCGTATGCTCCAATCGGCACCTGGCAGCCTCCGCCGAGTGTCTGCAGTAATGCGCGCTCGCACTCGGTCGTGGCGCGTGTAACCGGATCATTCAAAAACCCCAGGTGCTGTGCGACATTCCTGTCATCTTTGCGAATCTCAATGCCCAGCGCGCCCTGGCCCACTGCCGGGCACATGACTTCCGGTTCCAGAATTTCGCGAATGGCGTCTACCCTTCCCAGGCGCTTCACTCCGGCCGCGGCCAGGATGATGCCGTCATATTCTCCAGCTTCGAGCTTGCGCAGGCGGGTATCCACGTTGCCGCGCAGGGGTGAGACCTTTAAGTCAGGCCGCAGCGCTCTCAATTGCGCCTCACGTCGCAGGCTGCTGGTTCCAATATGGGAATTCCGAGGCAACGCACTCAACGACGCATAGCTTCTTGAGATAAAAGCGTCGCGCGGGTCTTCCCTCTTCATGGTCGCCGTAAGTTCAAAGCCGGGGGGCAGGTCGGTGGGCAGGTCCTTAAGACTATGCACTGCCAAGTCCACCTTTCCTTCGGCGAGCGCCTCTTCGATCTCTTTGGTGAACATGCCTTTGGTGCCTACCTGGGCCAATGAAACTTCAGTGATCTTGTCGCCAGTGGTCTTGATGACCTCGATTTCAACGGTATGGCCACGGCCGCTCAACAGCGCGGAGACATGATTGGCCTGCCACAGTGCAAGTTGTGAACCACGTGATCCGATGCGTAGATGGGCCATTAGGATGGGGTTACTTTTTTCTCTTCTTCGCGCGCTGGTTCTTCCTGTTTTTCGCTGCGCGGCCGGCTAATTGGAATGGACCTTGTTTTTGTATTCTTTGAATTTAAGTCTTTGGGATCCAGATTCTTAGGGTTCAAATTCCTGGGGTTCAGGTTAAAGATACGGCGCACGTGATCAACCACCGTGTTCGCTTCCGCTTCGCGTGCGGCATTCTTCAGCGCTGTCACTGGCGTGTGCAGCACTTTGTTCATGATCCCGCGCGTAAGCGCCTCAATGGCTGACTCCTGTTCTGCCGTCAGCTTGCCCAGTCTGCCCCGCACGCGATCCAGTTCAGCCTGGCGGATAGTTTCCAGATGTTCCTGCAGAGAGATGATCGTGGGAGTAACTTCTTGCGTCTGCAACCGGGCAAGAAAGCGCTGTAATTCAGCCTCAATAATTTCATGCGCGCGGGCCGCCTCACGCTCGCGGTTGGCCACATTGGCACTGACCACGGCCTGCAGATCGTCAATGTCATAGACAAAGATGCCGTCGACCTTGTTCATCTCCGGATCAACATCGCGGGGCACGGCGATATCAATAAAAAACATGGGGCGGTTCTTGCGCCGGTGCAGAAATTTTTCACCATGTTCGCGCCGGAAGATGGCGTGCGGTGATCCGGTGGAGGTGATCACGATATCGGCACGGTCGGCGGTCTCATACAGCTCTTCAAAGCGGATCGCGGTGCCCTGGAATTTTTCCGCAAGCGTCACTGCGCGCGCGTGAGTGCGGTTGGCGACAAAAATCGCCTCCGCGCCGCCGGCGATCAGGTGCCGCGCCGCCAGTTCGCTCATCTTGCCAGCGCCGACCAGATAAACATGTTTACCGGAAAGCGATCCGAAGATCTGCGTGGCCAAATCTACCGCTGCCGAAGCTACAGACACAGCCGAGCTGCCAATGGCGGTTTCCGTGCGCACCCGCTTGGCCACAGCAAAGGCGCGCGAGATCAGCGCATGAAGCTGTGAGTGCAGTGCGCCCACACCACAGGCCACGGCATAGGCAGCTTTGACCTGTCCTAAGACCTGGGG
This window harbors:
- the hemA gene encoding glutamyl-tRNA reductase — translated: MTFVLIGVNHKSAPVEVRERLAIPESRLAEAIARLVQFPGVEEGMILSTCNRVELIAKVSSGTLDLREFLREYFETDTDLLADHLYEYREQEAMRHIFRVAASLDSMIVGEPQVLGQVKAAYAVACGVGALHSQLHALISRAFAVAKRVRTETAIGSSAVSVASAAVDLATQIFGSLSGKHVYLVGAGKMSELAARHLIAGGAEAIFVANRTHARAVTLAEKFQGTAIRFEELYETADRADIVITSTGSPHAIFRREHGEKFLHRRKNRPMFFIDIAVPRDVDPEMNKVDGIFVYDIDDLQAVVSANVANREREAARAHEIIEAELQRFLARLQTQEVTPTIISLQEHLETIRQAELDRVRGRLGKLTAEQESAIEALTRGIMNKVLHTPVTALKNAAREAEANTVVDHVRRIFNLNPRNLNPKNLDPKDLNSKNTKTRSIPISRPRSEKQEEPAREEEKKVTPS
- the hemC gene encoding hydroxymethylbilane synthase, with protein sequence MAHLRIGSRGSQLALWQANHVSALLSGRGHTVEIEVIKTTGDKITEVSLAQVGTKGMFTKEIEEALAEGKVDLAVHSLKDLPTDLPPGFELTATMKREDPRDAFISRSYASLSALPRNSHIGTSSLRREAQLRALRPDLKVSPLRGNVDTRLRKLEAGEYDGIILAAAGVKRLGRVDAIREILEPEVMCPAVGQGALGIEIRKDDRNVAQHLGFLNDPVTRATTECERALLQTLGGGCQVPIGAYATGNEGELHLVACVARQDGSLVITENGRGENPVQLGAAVGEKLLQRGADEILRQIYRAGAAVPEQP